A single region of the Pontibacter kalidii genome encodes:
- a CDS encoding IS5 family transposase (programmed frameshift), giving the protein MKLTDKQWEKLKDLIPDGVKRPDGRGRPWRDKREALEGILWILKTGAQWSHLPPVYPPYQTCHRRFQQWQEQGVMQRVVEALARDLHERGGVDLSECYIDGSFCMAKKGGSSVGKTKRGKGTKVMAVTDAGGTVLSVSVESASPHEVKLVGKVLEERFIEPLPERLIGDKAYDSDPLDQALQQKGIEMIAPHRGNRKKKKTQDGRKLRRYKRRWKVERFFAWLFNYRRCVTRYEYKVENYKAFILLACMLILLKPFMR; this is encoded by the exons ATGAAGTTGACGGATAAGCAATGGGAAAAGTTAAAGGATTTAATTCCTGATGGAGTAAAGAGGCCAGATGGCCGTGGCAGGCCCTGGAGAGATAAGCGGGAGGCGCTCGAGGGGATTCTCTGGATCTTGAAGACCGGGGCCCAATGGAGCCACTTGCCGCCCGTGTATCCTCCATACCAGACCTGCCACCGCAGGTTTCAACAGTGGCAGGAGCAGGGCGTGATGCAGCGGGTGGTGGAGGCGCTGGCCAGGGACCTTCACGAAAGAGGCGGTGTGGACCTGAGCGAGTGCTATATTGACGGCTCCTTCTGCATGGCCAAAAAGGGGG GATCTTCTGTTGGCAAGACTAAACGAGGGAAGGGGACCAAGGTCATGGCAGTCACAGACGCTGGTGGTACTGTATTATCTGTCTCAGTCGAATCAGCATCTCCCCACGAGGTGAAACTAGTGGGAAAGGTGTTGGAGGAGCGATTCATTGAACCTTTGCCTGAGAGGCTCATTGGTGATAAAGCCTATGACTCTGATCCTCTGGATCAAGCGCTGCAGCAGAAAGGCATTGAAATGATCGCGCCTCACAGAGGCAACAGAAAAAAGAAGAAGACACAGGATGGCAGAAAGCTCCGCCGTTACAAGCGCAGATGGAAGGTAGAGCGCTTCTTTGCCTGGCTCTTCAATTACAGAAGATGCGTGACCAGGTATGAG
- a CDS encoding helix-turn-helix domain-containing protein, whose product MLIENIPDTFISTPKENQDLFVHDFKMTTDTLKTKVNLRMNMFSFLQVGKKQVHFAGTSVAVNKDQSLLIRKGNCLWTELLDTERIYYCKLFFFSERILKNFLQEHILDPFEHRKEAPFFTIENDQYITSYLDSLSSINDYPSLLSDKFLSVKFEEIMLYLIGKYGNGMKSYLRSLIVDETSTFKEIVERYIYSDLKLEEIAFLCNMSLSTFKRHFINEYKVTPGKWLIEKRLQKAKLLLEQTQLSPSDIYMEIGYNNLSSFSTAFKNRFGFSPKDFSKSASV is encoded by the coding sequence ATGCTTATAGAAAACATACCGGATACATTCATTAGCACGCCTAAAGAAAATCAGGACCTTTTTGTTCACGATTTTAAGATGACTACCGACACCTTAAAGACCAAGGTGAATCTAAGAATGAATATGTTCAGCTTTTTACAGGTAGGTAAGAAGCAGGTTCACTTTGCCGGAACCTCCGTAGCCGTAAATAAAGATCAGTCTTTATTGATAAGAAAAGGGAATTGCCTATGGACTGAGTTGTTAGATACCGAAAGGATTTACTATTGTAAGTTGTTTTTCTTTTCAGAAAGGATTCTGAAGAACTTTCTGCAGGAGCACATACTCGATCCCTTCGAACATAGAAAGGAAGCGCCTTTTTTCACTATAGAAAATGACCAATACATCACTTCCTATTTGGATTCGCTGTCTTCGATCAACGATTATCCATCCTTGCTATCCGACAAATTTCTATCTGTAAAATTCGAAGAGATTATGCTTTATCTCATCGGCAAGTATGGCAATGGTATGAAGTCTTATTTAAGATCCTTGATAGTAGATGAAACTTCTACATTCAAAGAAATTGTAGAGCGCTATATCTACTCTGATCTAAAACTGGAGGAAATAGCATTCTTATGCAATATGAGTTTGTCTACCTTCAAGCGGCATTTCATTAATGAATATAAGGTTACCCCCGGCAAATGGTTAATAGAAAAGCGCCTGCAAAAGGCAAAGTTACTTTTAGAGCAAACCCAACTGAGTCCATCGGATATCTATATGGAGATCGGGTATAACAACTTGTCCAGCTTTAGTACGGCTTTCAAGAATAGGTTTGGTTTTAGTCCGAAGGACTTCTCCAAGTCAGCTTCCGTCTGA
- a CDS encoding aldehyde dehydrogenase family protein produces the protein MANVTKPTFKEKYGNFINGEFVPPVKGQYFDNVSPVDGKVFTKAARSTEEDVNLALDAAHEAFSSWSTTSATERSNLLLRIAQVMEDNFEYLATLETIDNGKPIREARAADIPYCIDHFRYFAGVIRADEGSISEHDKNTVSIVLHEPVGVVGEIIPWNFPMLMLAWKIAPALAAGCTAVVKPAEQTPTSVMCLMELIGDILPKGVLNIVTGFGNEAGEALASSKRVAKLSFTGSTATGRKVLHNAAENVIPVTMELGGKSPNIFFPSVADKDDEFFNKAVEGALMFALNQGEICTAPTRILVHEDIADVFIERMQERLKKIKTGNPLDPETMIGSQVSKAQFDKILNYIKIGKEEGATVLAGGEPGNYEGELSEGYYIQPTVLKGNNGMRVFQEEIFGPVVSLTTFKSTEEAIAIANDTAYGLGAGVWSRDAHELYQVPRAIQAGRVWVNQYHTYPAHAPFGGVKESGFGRENHKMALDHYRVVKNMLISYDKSPVGFF, from the coding sequence ATGGCAAATGTAACTAAGCCCACTTTTAAAGAAAAGTACGGCAATTTTATTAACGGTGAATTTGTGCCGCCGGTAAAAGGACAATATTTTGATAATGTATCTCCTGTAGATGGCAAAGTTTTTACTAAAGCCGCCCGCTCTACAGAAGAAGATGTGAACCTTGCCTTAGACGCAGCACATGAAGCTTTCTCAAGCTGGAGCACAACTTCTGCTACAGAGCGCAGCAACCTGTTGTTACGGATTGCGCAGGTTATGGAAGATAACTTTGAGTATTTAGCTACTCTAGAAACCATTGACAATGGTAAGCCTATTCGCGAAGCCAGAGCAGCAGATATTCCTTACTGCATTGATCACTTCAGATACTTTGCCGGCGTTATTCGGGCAGATGAAGGAAGTATTTCTGAGCACGACAAAAATACAGTAAGCATAGTTTTGCATGAGCCTGTTGGTGTAGTGGGTGAGATTATCCCGTGGAACTTCCCGATGCTGATGTTAGCCTGGAAAATAGCTCCGGCACTGGCAGCAGGTTGTACAGCAGTTGTTAAACCGGCAGAACAAACACCAACCAGCGTAATGTGCTTAATGGAGCTCATTGGTGATATTTTACCAAAAGGTGTGCTAAACATTGTGACAGGTTTTGGAAACGAAGCAGGAGAAGCTTTGGCTAGCTCTAAGCGTGTAGCAAAGCTATCGTTTACAGGTTCTACAGCAACCGGACGTAAAGTTTTACACAATGCTGCGGAAAATGTGATTCCTGTGACGATGGAACTGGGTGGCAAATCTCCTAATATATTCTTCCCGTCTGTGGCAGATAAGGATGATGAGTTCTTCAACAAAGCTGTTGAAGGAGCCCTCATGTTTGCCCTTAATCAGGGAGAAATCTGTACTGCTCCAACGCGCATTCTTGTGCATGAAGATATTGCCGACGTGTTTATTGAAAGAATGCAAGAGCGTTTGAAAAAGATAAAGACCGGCAATCCCCTGGATCCTGAGACAATGATTGGTTCTCAGGTTTCTAAAGCACAATTTGATAAAATTCTCAACTACATTAAAATAGGCAAAGAAGAGGGTGCTACTGTTCTGGCCGGTGGAGAGCCAGGTAATTACGAAGGAGAACTGTCTGAAGGATATTATATTCAGCCAACCGTTCTGAAGGGTAATAATGGTATGCGCGTTTTCCAGGAAGAAATCTTTGGTCCGGTAGTTTCTTTAACAACTTTTAAGTCTACTGAAGAAGCTATTGCTATTGCCAATGACACTGCTTATGGTTTAGGTGCTGGCGTATGGAGTAGAGATGCACACGAGCTCTATCAGGTACCAAGAGCTATACAAGCCGGTAGAGTATGGGTAAATCAATACCACACATATCCTGCTCATGCCCCGTTCGGCGGTGTAAAAGAATCAGGATTCGGTCGTGAAAACCATAAAATGGCTCTGGATCACTACCGAGTAGTGAAGAACATGCTTATTTCTTATGACAAATCACCGGTAGGTTTCTTTTAA
- a CDS encoding GNAT family N-acetyltransferase, whose translation MQKNTVSNLDAKTLSASKVEVITGDRVYKLLSDTAFLSGWTNLYEACPWATVFQSKEFVSVWYKVYGQEHMPVVVKEELNGCLTGLLTLAKDVKGLGVTAAGGWSAYYHTWLVADYGDNEFIKKALTLIRQKFPGQKITFKYIPPHTPLGWLVGGTYWSRRHIIRPFLRPVMDFAAPDVGKLFSKKQFREGRNRLSRLGNLTYEQVTDYDAFVSVLDELADQYDFRKAVTLNKTPFRKNLQKKEFLIALYEQNILHVTVLRVNGHIAASLVATEGKNRWLHGAGINTHSPLYGKYSPGYLIMVMLGQHLYGKGYQAFDLTPGGHEYKERLANAHEQLYELCITSQWDAVSTKLYYDYLKEGSKLLFSGAGINLKHVKRSIDKKLKLGKEKLKLARRGSIGALADRGSRVESSRVFRIELAISNAAAGVLVKVNSLSDLLGFDAGGGAITRWEFLKESVQRFENGEQAYTWVKNGRLAACVWMLLENKSKQEGAILLDGMYCHTDAQEALPEFLTAVTTQVRIGKENQPIYARVSAADKAMIAALQQVPFATEVSDEVYSH comes from the coding sequence ATGCAAAAGAATACAGTCAGCAACTTAGACGCTAAGACTCTAAGTGCTTCTAAAGTAGAAGTTATCACTGGTGATAGGGTATATAAACTACTGTCAGATACAGCTTTTCTATCCGGCTGGACAAACCTGTATGAAGCTTGCCCATGGGCTACGGTTTTTCAGAGCAAAGAATTTGTAAGCGTATGGTATAAAGTATATGGCCAGGAACACATGCCAGTTGTGGTAAAAGAGGAGCTTAATGGTTGCCTTACAGGGCTTCTAACGCTGGCGAAGGATGTAAAAGGTTTGGGTGTTACGGCTGCAGGGGGATGGAGCGCATACTATCATACATGGCTTGTGGCTGATTATGGCGATAATGAATTTATAAAGAAGGCGTTAACGTTGATCAGGCAGAAGTTTCCCGGGCAAAAAATCACGTTTAAGTATATTCCTCCCCATACGCCTCTTGGTTGGTTAGTAGGAGGTACCTACTGGAGCAGGCGGCACATCATCCGCCCGTTCCTGCGGCCGGTGATGGACTTTGCAGCCCCCGATGTGGGGAAGCTCTTCAGCAAAAAACAGTTCAGGGAGGGCCGCAACCGCCTGAGTAGACTCGGCAACCTTACCTATGAGCAGGTTACGGATTATGATGCCTTCGTTTCCGTACTGGATGAGCTTGCCGACCAGTATGACTTCCGGAAAGCGGTGACACTGAATAAAACCCCGTTCAGAAAGAACCTGCAGAAAAAAGAGTTTCTAATAGCCCTCTACGAGCAAAACATCCTGCATGTAACTGTGCTAAGGGTGAACGGCCATATCGCTGCCTCACTTGTGGCTACCGAAGGCAAAAACAGGTGGCTTCACGGTGCCGGTATAAACACGCACTCTCCTCTTTATGGCAAGTATTCCCCGGGCTATTTGATCATGGTGATGCTCGGTCAGCATTTGTACGGGAAAGGGTACCAGGCCTTTGACCTAACCCCAGGAGGGCACGAGTATAAAGAAAGGTTAGCCAATGCACACGAACAGCTCTACGAGCTCTGCATCACAAGCCAATGGGATGCGGTGTCCACAAAGTTATACTATGACTACCTTAAGGAGGGGAGCAAGTTACTCTTCTCTGGTGCAGGCATTAACCTGAAGCACGTGAAGCGTTCTATTGATAAGAAGCTAAAGCTTGGGAAAGAAAAGCTTAAACTAGCCAGGCGTGGAAGTATAGGAGCCTTGGCTGATCGGGGCAGTAGGGTGGAAAGCAGTAGAGTCTTCAGGATAGAACTGGCTATAAGTAATGCTGCTGCTGGTGTCCTTGTAAAAGTTAACAGCCTGAGTGATCTCCTTGGTTTTGACGCTGGAGGAGGGGCTATCACACGCTGGGAGTTTCTAAAAGAGAGTGTGCAACGATTTGAGAATGGGGAGCAGGCGTATACTTGGGTAAAAAACGGACGATTGGCAGCCTGCGTGTGGATGTTGCTGGAAAACAAAAGTAAACAGGAAGGCGCAATTTTGCTGGACGGGATGTACTGCCATACAGATGCCCAGGAAGCGCTTCCTGAGTTTTTAACGGCTGTTACCACCCAGGTTCGGATAGGTAAAGAGAATCAGCCCATCTATGCCAGGGTGAGCGCCGCCGATAAAGCAATGATTGCCGCGCTACAGCAGGTACCTTTTGCTACAGAGGTTTCTGATGAGGTTTACTCTCATTAG
- a CDS encoding sterol desaturase family protein — protein sequence MKPNHKGSAQLFKNPILEKMTRTHIAVPITIFLVIATGLIYYGITHGFINIFEAIGFFFLGWFIFTLLEYLAHRYVFHMDTDTPLKARLQYLFHGNHHEYPKDKKRLAMPPVVSILYASAFFFIFKVIFGTFVFGVVAGMLFGYAMYLLVHYVVHAYPPPKNILKQLWINHSIHHYKDPEAAFGVSTPLWDYILGTMPKRANK from the coding sequence ATGAAACCTAATCACAAAGGAAGCGCACAGCTTTTCAAGAACCCGATTCTGGAGAAGATGACCAGAACGCACATTGCCGTACCCATCACTATATTCTTGGTGATAGCCACGGGGCTGATCTACTATGGCATCACCCACGGGTTTATCAATATTTTTGAGGCGATCGGTTTCTTTTTCCTGGGCTGGTTTATCTTTACGCTGCTGGAGTACCTGGCACACCGCTATGTTTTCCATATGGACACCGACACGCCGCTGAAGGCGCGCCTGCAGTACCTGTTCCATGGCAACCACCACGAGTACCCGAAAGACAAGAAGCGCCTGGCCATGCCTCCGGTGGTGAGTATACTTTATGCTTCCGCTTTCTTTTTCATCTTTAAGGTGATCTTCGGCACGTTTGTGTTCGGCGTGGTGGCCGGCATGCTGTTTGGCTACGCCATGTACCTGCTGGTGCACTATGTGGTGCATGCGTACCCGCCGCCAAAAAATATCCTGAAGCAGCTCTGGATCAACCATAGCATCCATCATTACAAAGACCCTGAGGCAGCCTTTGGCGTGTCAACGCCGCTCTGGGACTATATCCTGGGCACCATGCCGAAGCGTGCTAACAAATAG
- a CDS encoding shikimate kinase — MRIFLIGMMGSGKTTLGRRLAQQLGYTFVDLDEYLVQRQGQSIAQIFERQGQEHFRKLERQALEEVVQQYEKAVISTGGGAPCFFNNIEYINQHGRSFYLDVPVEQLVHRLLAQGLEARPLLAGKSPAELNLYLTETLAHRKQFYERATYTLAGDNAISQRLLRLLN, encoded by the coding sequence ATGCGGATCTTTCTGATAGGCATGATGGGCAGTGGCAAAACCACGCTGGGGCGGCGACTGGCGCAGCAGCTCGGCTATACTTTCGTGGACCTGGACGAGTACCTGGTGCAGCGGCAGGGGCAAAGCATTGCGCAGATTTTTGAGCGGCAGGGGCAGGAACACTTCCGGAAGCTGGAGCGGCAGGCGCTGGAGGAGGTGGTGCAGCAGTATGAGAAAGCTGTGATCTCCACCGGAGGTGGGGCTCCCTGCTTTTTTAATAACATCGAATACATTAACCAACATGGCAGGAGTTTCTACCTGGATGTGCCGGTAGAGCAGCTGGTGCATAGGTTGTTAGCTCAGGGGCTGGAGGCGCGCCCGCTGCTGGCGGGCAAAAGCCCCGCAGAATTAAATTTATACCTCACCGAAACATTAGCCCACCGAAAGCAGTTCTACGAACGCGCAACGTATACTTTGGCAGGGGACAACGCCATCTCCCAGCGCTTGCTGCGCCTGCTCAACTAA
- a CDS encoding BT_3928 family protein has protein sequence MKFISNIFWLFVAVLFIFSGLIKINDPVGTAIKLEEYFEVFSQDIAPFFKSFEPYSLFLSIFLSAAEIVLGVALLVRFKLKAVLWLLLVMIVFFTFLTFYSAYFNKVTDCGCFGDAIKLTPWESFTKDVVLLVMILVLLFTQQYLQPFMRASSGAIITIITTALSVAVGWYAYEHLPYIDFRAYKVGNDIPALMQPSEPLRYKYIMTKGGQDEEFEEYPMDTTYTYKAMVAINPEAGPKITDFNVWNDEADHTQEVLTGKKLLIIVHSVHKAEQENMGDINKLVKAAEAAGITPLVVTSSSAADFEKFRHEVNLAVPYYFGDDTVLKTIIRSSPGLVLLQDGTVKGKWHHNDTPEIEEVQELLAEE, from the coding sequence ATGAAGTTCATAAGTAATATTTTCTGGCTGTTTGTAGCCGTGCTGTTCATTTTTTCAGGGCTGATTAAGATAAATGACCCAGTGGGTACGGCGATTAAACTGGAAGAGTATTTTGAGGTGTTCTCGCAGGATATCGCGCCCTTCTTCAAGAGCTTTGAGCCCTACTCGCTGTTTTTGTCCATCTTCCTGAGCGCGGCCGAGATCGTGCTGGGCGTGGCGCTGCTGGTGCGGTTCAAACTCAAGGCGGTGCTGTGGTTGCTGCTCGTCATGATCGTGTTCTTCACCTTCCTCACCTTTTACTCTGCCTACTTTAACAAAGTAACCGACTGCGGCTGCTTCGGCGACGCCATCAAGCTGACACCGTGGGAGTCGTTCACGAAGGACGTGGTGCTGCTGGTGATGATCCTGGTGCTGCTGTTTACGCAACAGTACCTGCAACCCTTCATGCGCGCCTCTTCCGGAGCTATTATCACCATCATCACCACAGCGCTGTCGGTGGCGGTGGGCTGGTACGCCTACGAGCACCTGCCCTACATCGACTTTAGGGCCTACAAAGTGGGCAACGATATCCCTGCGCTCATGCAGCCATCGGAGCCGCTGCGCTACAAGTATATCATGACAAAGGGCGGCCAGGACGAGGAGTTTGAGGAATACCCGATGGACACCACCTATACTTACAAGGCGATGGTGGCCATAAACCCGGAGGCAGGCCCTAAGATCACCGACTTTAACGTATGGAACGACGAGGCTGACCATACGCAGGAGGTGCTGACGGGTAAGAAACTGCTGATCATAGTGCACAGTGTGCACAAGGCTGAGCAGGAGAACATGGGCGATATTAATAAGCTGGTAAAGGCCGCCGAGGCGGCGGGCATTACACCGTTGGTGGTAACCAGCAGCAGTGCCGCCGACTTTGAAAAGTTCCGCCACGAGGTGAACCTGGCTGTGCCCTATTACTTCGGTGACGACACCGTGCTTAAGACCATTATCCGCTCCAGCCCCGGCCTTGTGCTGCTGCAGGACGGCACCGTAAAAGGCAAATGGCACCACAACGACACCCCGGAGATTGAGGAGGTGCAGGAGTTGCTGGCAGAGGAGTAG
- a CDS encoding DUF1599 domain-containing protein, which translates to MISQTLQEYNQVVQRCKDTFVKKTKDYGTAWRVLRLPSITDQIFIKAQRIRSIQEKGTQLVADDINGEFVGIINYSVIALMQLNLPADAPLSLSAEEVEREYSRHIEENIQLLNAKNHDYGEAWRDMRVSSITDIILMKLYRTKQIEDNEGQTLISEGVEANYRDMINYAVFALIKSGFAEKVG; encoded by the coding sequence TTGATTAGTCAAACACTGCAGGAATATAATCAGGTAGTACAACGCTGCAAGGATACCTTCGTGAAGAAGACCAAGGATTACGGCACCGCCTGGCGTGTGCTGCGGCTGCCTTCCATCACCGATCAGATCTTCATCAAGGCCCAGCGCATCCGCTCCATCCAGGAGAAGGGCACGCAACTGGTGGCCGACGATATCAACGGCGAGTTTGTCGGCATCATCAACTATAGCGTGATCGCGCTGATGCAGCTGAACCTGCCCGCCGACGCCCCGCTGAGCCTTTCGGCGGAGGAGGTGGAGCGGGAGTATAGCCGCCACATCGAGGAGAACATCCAACTGCTGAACGCCAAGAACCACGACTACGGCGAGGCCTGGCGCGACATGCGCGTGAGCTCCATCACCGACATTATCCTGATGAAGCTCTACCGCACCAAGCAGATCGAGGACAACGAGGGGCAGACGTTGATCTCTGAGGGTGTGGAGGCCAACTACCGTGACATGATCAACTATGCCGTGTTTGCGCTCATAAAGTCAGGATTTGCGGAGAAGGTCGGCTAA
- the folP gene encoding dihydropteroate synthase yields MPTLEAKDTLFKKNSTLNCRGKLLSLEVPLVMGILNLTPDSFFPGSRLSSAEEAVRKAEQMLADGADMLDIGGYSTRPGAAEVSAQEEQDRILPAIEAIHRSFPEAIISVDTFRADVAEASIAAGAHIINDVGGGLLDNTMFETIARLQVPYILMHMRGTPQTMASLTKYDNLVVDVLSELQVQLAKLQQLGVRDVILDPGFGFAKTVEQNFELLRHMEDFRILGLPVLAGLSRKSMVYKSLGIHQADALTGTIAVNTVALMKGADILRVHDVKETKQTIILLEKTKL; encoded by the coding sequence ATGCCAACATTGGAAGCGAAAGATACGCTTTTTAAGAAAAATTCCACACTAAACTGTCGCGGAAAGCTGCTCTCGCTGGAGGTGCCGCTCGTGATGGGCATCCTGAACCTTACCCCGGATTCCTTTTTCCCCGGTAGCCGCCTGAGCTCCGCCGAAGAGGCTGTGCGCAAGGCAGAACAGATGCTGGCCGACGGCGCTGACATGCTGGATATTGGCGGCTACAGTACCCGCCCCGGCGCGGCAGAGGTATCGGCGCAGGAGGAGCAGGACCGTATTCTGCCGGCCATTGAGGCCATACACCGCAGCTTCCCGGAGGCCATTATTTCCGTAGATACGTTTAGGGCCGACGTGGCCGAGGCAAGTATAGCCGCCGGTGCCCACATCATCAACGATGTTGGCGGCGGCTTATTGGACAATACCATGTTCGAGACCATCGCCCGGCTGCAGGTGCCTTACATCTTAATGCACATGCGGGGAACTCCGCAGACCATGGCAAGCCTTACAAAGTATGATAACCTGGTGGTAGACGTGCTTAGCGAGCTGCAGGTGCAACTCGCCAAACTTCAGCAGCTAGGTGTGCGGGACGTGATCCTGGACCCGGGCTTCGGGTTTGCCAAAACCGTGGAACAAAACTTCGAGCTGCTGCGCCACATGGAGGATTTCCGTATCTTAGGCCTGCCCGTACTGGCCGGGCTGTCGCGCAAGTCCATGGTATACAAATCGCTGGGCATACACCAGGCCGATGCCCTGACGGGCACAATAGCCGTGAACACGGTGGCGTTGATGAAAGGTGCCGACATTTTGCGAGTGCACGACGTAAAAGAAACTAAGCAAACTATTATACTTTTAGAAAAGACTAAACTTTGA
- the cdaA gene encoding diadenylate cyclase CdaA, which yields MIFLFSIGFLEIGWTEIIDILLVTALLYQLYKLLTGSVALKIFLGLLSVYLLYLVVRAAGMELLTIILGQFMGVGVLAAIILFQPEIRRFLLLIGKTTSLNHDRFWGFAWRREQSEKLSLTPFIEAAKSLAGKNTGALIVFAKSSELKYYAESGDLIDAVISKRLLLSIFNKHSPLHDGAVIISGNRIKAARCILPVSENQEIPASMGLRHRAAIGLTEITDSIVLVVSEETGQIALVRNGEAYRNLSSADLRVKLNQFLFDTDQKPAVAASEKSVSTTV from the coding sequence TTGATCTTTTTATTCAGCATAGGGTTTTTAGAGATCGGATGGACCGAAATAATCGACATCCTGCTTGTTACGGCGCTGCTGTACCAGTTGTACAAGCTACTGACGGGCAGTGTGGCGCTAAAGATCTTCCTGGGCCTGCTGTCGGTGTACCTTTTATACCTGGTGGTGCGTGCCGCGGGCATGGAACTGCTAACCATTATACTTGGCCAGTTCATGGGCGTGGGTGTGCTAGCCGCCATCATACTTTTCCAGCCCGAGATACGGCGCTTCCTGCTGCTGATCGGCAAAACCACCTCCCTCAACCACGACCGTTTCTGGGGCTTTGCCTGGCGCCGTGAGCAGAGCGAGAAACTGAGTCTGACGCCTTTCATTGAGGCTGCCAAATCGTTGGCAGGCAAGAACACCGGTGCCCTTATCGTGTTCGCCAAAAGCTCCGAGCTGAAGTACTACGCCGAGTCGGGCGACTTGATTGATGCCGTGATATCGAAGCGCCTCCTCTTGTCCATCTTCAACAAGCACAGCCCGCTGCACGATGGCGCCGTCATCATCTCGGGCAACCGCATCAAAGCGGCCCGCTGTATCCTTCCCGTTTCAGAAAACCAGGAGATCCCGGCCTCCATGGGCCTGCGCCACCGCGCCGCCATCGGGCTTACCGAGATCACCGACAGCATTGTGCTGGTCGTTTCCGAAGAAACGGGGCAGATTGCCCTAGTGCGTAACGGAGAGGCCTACCGCAACCTTTCATCCGCCGACCTGCGCGTCAAGCTCAATCAGTTCCTGTTCGACACCGACCAGAAACCAGCTGTGGCAGCCTCCGAGAAATCCGTGAGCACCACGGTATAG
- a CDS encoding PLDc N-terminal domain-containing protein: MELLARNPEIFLLVTLNYLLVAVALIHLIFKSDYPVGSRLIWMAILWLVPALGIALYWLVWYRREGRI, from the coding sequence ATGGAGCTGCTTGCACGTAACCCCGAGATTTTCCTGCTGGTCACGCTGAACTACCTGTTGGTTGCCGTGGCGCTTATCCATCTCATCTTTAAGTCTGATTACCCGGTAGGCTCCCGCCTTATCTGGATGGCTATACTATGGCTGGTGCCGGCGCTCGGCATTGCCCTTTATTGGCTAGTGTGGTACAGGAGGGAGGGAAGGATTTAA